One genomic window of Acidovorax radicis includes the following:
- a CDS encoding ABC transporter ATP-binding protein translates to MDSKNIVLNVNGIEVIYNHVILVLKGVSLQVPEGSIVAILGGNGAGKTTTLRAISNLLQGERGAVTKGSIELRGERIENLTPADLVKRGVVQVMEGRHCFAHLTIEENLLTGAYTRASKAEIAANLEKVYNYFPRLKTRRTSQAAYTSGGEQQMCAIGRAIMTNPSMVLLDEPSMGLAPQIVEEVFNIVKDLNTKEKVTFLLAEQNTNMALKYADYGYIMESGRVVMDGAASDLANNEDVKEFYLGVGGGERKSFKDVKSYKRRKRWLA, encoded by the coding sequence ATGGATTCAAAAAACATTGTTCTCAACGTCAACGGCATCGAGGTCATCTATAACCACGTGATCCTGGTGCTCAAGGGCGTCTCGCTGCAGGTGCCCGAGGGCAGCATCGTGGCCATCCTGGGCGGCAATGGCGCGGGCAAGACGACCACGTTGCGCGCCATCTCCAACCTGCTGCAGGGCGAGCGCGGGGCGGTCACCAAAGGTTCCATCGAGCTGCGCGGCGAGCGCATCGAGAACCTCACGCCCGCTGACCTGGTCAAGCGTGGTGTGGTGCAGGTGATGGAGGGGCGCCATTGTTTTGCCCACCTGACGATCGAGGAAAACCTGCTGACCGGCGCCTACACCCGCGCCAGCAAGGCCGAGATCGCGGCCAACCTGGAGAAGGTCTACAACTACTTCCCGCGCCTGAAGACACGCCGCACCTCGCAGGCGGCCTACACCTCGGGCGGCGAGCAGCAGATGTGCGCCATTGGCCGCGCCATCATGACCAACCCCAGCATGGTGCTGCTCGACGAGCCCTCCATGGGCCTGGCACCGCAGATCGTCGAAGAGGTGTTCAACATCGTCAAAGACTTGAACACCAAGGAAAAGGTCACCTTCCTGCTGGCCGAGCAGAACACCAACATGGCCCTGAAATACGCGGACTATGGCTACATCATGGAGTCGGGCCGCGTGGTGATGGATGGCGCCGCCAGCGACCTGGCCAACAACGAGGACGTCAAGGAGTTCTACCTGGGCGTGGGCG